gcaccactataaacacttgcctgtgccatgacgggctcgggccgacttccatccaggctcctcaagagagcctaccggcgctacaggcgtacacgtaaaaaaaaaaaataataataataagcacgcATATatctgtgaatctcgcctcagcccatgtgaacaaggtcacccaaccactagtttctcaagagattcaaagtcggctacatttcacGGGGAAACTTATCAAAATtttagtcagaaactcagtcatcaacatgtcggttactcgtgtggtcggtaagttgtggtcacaagaagagcatatcagctgttcggttcagtagctctccacgtgtttattccagtagCTATTTTTCAAGGGAGTGTGCGGGAAAAAATGGCAGTCGCGGGTTGGCGGTTTTTGGGGCTGGAGTCTGCAGTATCACATTCACTGACCTGGCTACACTGGTGGCTTCGTTTGCAGACGTTTGTTTGTGTTCGAATTGCGACGCACATTCGAATTGCAGgacaaaatttgtttgataaatgTGTTCGAATTGGGAATTGTTCGAATCACAAGGTaccactgtgtatatatatatatatatatatatatatatatatatatatatatatatatatatatatatatatatatatatatatatatacagtcgtccctcaaatagtacagtttcggttttatacggattgtcatggaagaattttttttggatttttttattttccacttgtcgcaccaagtagccatggcgtgagtggcaatactgttctaccaaaacatcAGCCGAAAGCTTCCCCCAAACCGttcgagataggtgttcaccttgcagaagaattcagatttcggAGAAATTACATTTTGGGATGAGTACGTATACgttgccgtagggagagcataccacgtgtaTAAGAGCAGTATTCGTTGTATCTATGATCTTGGGGTTTGGTCTTgattcgggaggtagttgtccctttcggtcccaactacagcctttgaaacggcttactccctcagggccaacacattgaaaatcatagtgtaaaagaaattcttgccgcagtaactgccagtgctccaagagtgctgcaagagtggagataaaggccgtccttttactaagcctcgtcgttgctatggtaatggcgtctcactcgcagcaaaatggcgtacgctgatcttcctggcaacgtttaacatgcattactagctgtccaggctgacgaactccttacaacagaagatgaaagggaagctgcagtggttatggtggcacagagaggtgaaatgcaatggaaacacttatatgtgtttgtttgggccgccatgtttgctgatgacgtcatcacagcacgaaggcgctccacctctcaaagccgggagccagcagaCATGCCGAGTTGGCAACCCATGCTGCCGCGTCACACATCTGAGAGCACTCGTGACGTtctgagagtcccgattccctctctcaaacacagTCCAGggagtgtttctaaggggggcactaattttacacggattttcgaatagtacagggatcctgggtccctaacccccgtactatttgagggacgactgtacatgtatttacctagttgtgacatgcGAGAAAAGAGCTAtgctatatatgtatatatatatatatatatatatatatatatatatatatatatatatatatatatatatatatatatatatatatatatatatatatatatatatatataaactagtcTTGTAAGAAATTCTTGAGTGTAAGCATTTTGTAGGTACCTAATATTTTTCTTTGAAGAACATATATTGCCTGCATACTCCGGTCAAATACTGCATTTCAAGCAGAGGAAAGTAATAATGTGTGATGAGTATTGTgatattatttttacattttatatTGATGTCTTGTTGCTTCAGTTTCTACATATCCGAAATTATACTGGCTCTGGAACATCTCCACTCTGAGGGCATCATCTACAGAGACCTGAAGCCTGAAAATATCCTATTAGATTCATATGGACATGTTAAGCTCACAGACTTTGGATTGTGCAAAGAAAAAATTCAGGTTAGTACTTTTTTATTTGAGTTTTATGTACATAACTGTTCTTGAGAGCCCAGAAGTGATCTGATGATTTTAAGATTTATTCaatgtaatgtaatgtatttGGTTTTCAGAATTTGTGAGCCTCATTCTATTTCAGGCTGTTATAGTGTAGTAGATTAATATGCTCCTTGTTTTTCAGGATGACTCTGTGACTCACACCTTCTGTGGCACCATTGAGTACATGGCACCAGAGATACTCACCCGCACAGGCCATGGCAAGGCAGTGGACTGGTGGTCACTCGGAGCACTCATGTATGACATGTTAACGGGTGCGGTGAGTTTCTGTCACCTTTAGTATTGAGTATTGTTTCACTTTAAACATAACTTGTTTTTAACAGTTGCAGGTAGTAGATTAGTTCTTATATTTTCAAGTTCTCaccccttaaaaaaaaatatgatgaatgtTTTTAAGATCTACTCTATATACAAATACTCCATTGTAAACCTTTATCCAAAAAGTGGCATGCAGAAGTTCTAATGAGTCAATTCTTTGTTTAGCCACCTTTCACGGCTGAGAATCGTAAGAAGACCATAGAAAAGATCCTGAAGGGGAAGCTGAACCTTCCGCCTTACCTGACACCTGATGCACGGGACCTCATTCGCAAACTGCTCAAGGTAGAAACTAATGCACTTGTACATTTGAcctggaagtagaaaaaaaaaggtgatcaAGATCAATTTTCTAGATCAATTTGCTAGCTCCTTTCTTTTACTTGGTGTAAAGTTCATAAAAGTATGATACCAGATAAGATGTGACAAACAAATGGGAATATATTTCAATAAACTATGTAGTTTCAAGAAACGGAGGTAATACAGTAAAGAATTATGCTCTCAAACAATGAAAATATCTGTACTGTTATGTGATGGTCTTACAGATATGAGCCACACATTACTGCATGATAATATCTACCTCCTGTTTCAGCGTCAGGTCAGCCAGCGATTGGGCAGTGGGCCAGATAATGGGGAGCCCATCAAGAGGCATCTTTTCTTCAAGCTCATCAACTGGGATGAAGTTATTAACAGAAAGCTGGAGCCCCCATTCAAGCCTGTTTTGGTAAGTTAgcacacaccaaaaaaatctCATAATATCTAAAATTTACCTGGAAACATCATGATAATCAGTTGACAGGACAACAGATGATGATCAATAATGAGACATTTTGAGAGGAGGAATGCAAATATCTAGGAAGAGCAATTAGTGCAATCCCAGCCCATCCAAAAGAAATCAGGAAAACAACACAGGCTAACAAATTCCAACTGTTTTTATCAGACATAATCACAGTTTTCTTAATGTATTTTTCAGGCTGATTCCAAATctggttttacttttttttagcatttattggatacattttttttgctgttattattattattattattattattattattattattattattattattattattattattattattattattattacaagagaTGAAtcaggtagaaagggaggagtgtGAACACAATAAGCTGCCTGCTCATCAGCCCCCAGATACCTGAGACAccgagaaagagaagatgaaggtgaaagcaccgagagaaaaggagaaagaggacaaaataattaagattttatatatatatatatatatatatatatatatatatatatatatatatatatatatatatatatatatatatatatatatatatatatatatatatatatatatatatatacctacctaTATATGAGGCCCCGCATGGAGAAGTGTCCCAAGCGCCAATTTTTAAAACGTCAGAAATCGCTTTCAAAGTTTTGGAAACATAAAACATGAATAACTTTGTTGTCATTGAAGCTAGGAGCATTTTGAAAACATCGTTTTAAAGTATTTTCAAGACAAAACCACTGATGTTAGTTACAGAAAGattaaaacaagaacaaacaacaagtacacaaacaaacaacaagtaCATAAACAAACAACCAGATGATATGTTTATGACATCATGAGCAGATTCAGTCACACAAAGTATTGCTGGTTTAATTACTAACACAAAAAAACTATAACGGAGtgtcaaacaagcaaacaaacacaaataaacaacaaataaaaacacaGTTGTTTGGGACTAGTTTTGTGTGTTTCCAGGCAATAAGAACTCATATCCAGTAGTGATTGTGTATTATTCTGCCTATGTTGTCATCTAGACACAaccaaacaataataaaaacaagcaaacaacaaacaaaccacCACCGCAGCCGGGACCTTGGGACGCTCCTCAAAGGCACGTCTTGCCTGGGCGCCCAAGTTGAGCGAGCATGCAGTTCACCTCTCTGGTTTCGGAGCGTTTCGAGCGTATTGCGAGTGCCGTTTTGTCTTTTCCGACATGCTGAGATTGAAGTAGAAGGGTGAAAATAGTGCTATATATGCTTAATTCCAAACCGGCTATTGTGTCGCTTGGGATACTTCTCCACGCGGGGCCTCAAAGTACACAACAGacaagcaaacattaatgaattAAGTAATAACAACTATAAAAACAAAGTTTCTGATATTGCTATAAGGGAATCTATGGGTGTAGTATAGATCACACTTAGAAATGCTAAATGACTATACATAATGTACTTTATTTATTGCACTAATGAATAATGTAAACATTATTTATTACTAAAAGCATTGTGACTGATTTCCTTTTGTAAATTTGGCCTGGATTATCATGAAAGAGCATCCAACAATGTTTTGCCATGATGCTTTCATTCTACAATCTTTGATGGAGCTTCTCTATTATATGAATTATCTAGATGGAAGTGCTCCTTGCCTGCCTCTCCTTGCACCAAGGTGTTCAGGAGAGAGTTCTTAGTGGGATGCAGGAAGTGAATCTTTGACTACATTCAACATTCCATTTCTTTGAAGGCATCAAGGAAATTCTTGACTCCATTTTTTTACACAAATGATGATGTTccgaaaaaaaaattcacatacatTTGAAGGCCAACCAAGCCTTCAATTCTAGCAGACCTAGAACTTTGTCAAGTTCAGTGTCATTGAAAgcctttttcctccactcatctgcatattatctcacttcccatcttataatcatactTACATCTtgtaccactcctaccaaactccagtTTTTTACACTTCCCAAGGTTAAACTTCacctgccatgtaccactccactcccatattctatccaggtccctctgcaatgcctcacggTCCTTTACattattcactcgtctcaatagctttgcgtcatctgcaaacaaactcacatagctggacactctgtccaccatatcatttatataaacagcaaacattattggtgccaacaccAAACCTTGTGGtactccactcatcacagggcaccagttggaaaccctgtccctgattattgtcctcatttctctgttagaagtcctccagccacttaatcagtccatcacccactccacccctattttttaattttccaaattggtcttctgtgcggtactttgtcgaatgcctttttcaaatccaggtacactccatctgcccagccttctctctcttgtattaaatctgtcacccttgagtaataacacaacaagttggtgacgcatgatctccctctcctgaatccaaactggcaatccgagatgaTTTTCTCACTTCCTAAGAAATcagaccacctgtttttaacctgcctctcgcatatcttcgcaaccacactagtgagtgataccagtctgtaatttaatgggtcctctctcttgcctcttaaaaattggtattttgtttgctctcttccaatcttgtggtacctttccttcactcagggaggcattcattatggagtgcagtttctctgcaagttgctcactacattctttcaagattcACCCTGATACTCCGTCCAGCCCCgttgcctttcttacatccagcttgttcaaactttccttgacctcctgcaccgttaactgtatctcctgcataacccttcctctttcctggcccagTGGTTGCACAAATTTGTcttcttttgtgaaaactctatggaatCTGTTattcatcaccactgccatctctgctgggtcctcatatgtagttTCATCCATTGTCAGCTAATCGATTGTTACTCTGTTGagtctattctttaatttgccgttcacatgtctatagaacagtttgggttggtctttgcacttgtcgattatatctctttcatatttccgtttttcttctcttctaatctttgtatattcattccttgcttgtttgaaatcgttccatgAGTtgatttttcttcgtctcctccatcccttccaagcttccccctttctctttctagctgccttgcatcttttgttaaaccactcctttttaccaacatcccttttggttaccttagggacatatctatttttggcttccttgtatagctttaaaaactcctcccacttatcctgtgtactcttggctttctacagcccactccaatttgcattttcaaaaaaagttctcatgctaacaaagtctgccttacagtagttgcttctcccaattttgtgatcctcttttcggtcaattgttctcttttctgttacttcaaattccacaactgCATGGTCACTCTGCTATTGGACAATCTAgtttaagattttctattatttccggctccttgctaaataccaggtctagtcttgatgcctcgccttctttcccgaatctggtatgttcttTAATctactgagtcagcacatgttccattgccagttgcaggagttttcctccccacgactcttctgctccctgcgtctgccaatccTTCCATTCTACCTCCTTACAGTTGAAATCAcctattataattattctctcacactcaacattccatccaggcaacttgtatcatttgttcatattctcggaCATTCCATGTGCACTtgttcttggtggcacataccctatTACATACTGCCTCCTTTTTcattcagcacccacaattttcactttcaatacctctgccaagccttcaccctcaatcacctcctccaccctaatgccttttttaaccatcaGCATCatacctcctccctgttttatctttctgtctctcctccatatgttgtatgcaccttctccaatccccaccaccttaattgggtcacacaacttagtttccgtcagccccacaatatcaggttctttgtctctcaaatagtcgttaaactcTATCCACAATGAAACTATTCTATTAATATTCATATATGacactttccacccttcctccttttctgttagattttttctctccttcctctcgtcactatgaaccacttcctcactttcatatccattactctccccAATaaaactccttctcttcttctgatctcttctcatttaaatcacgaacctcagctctaagttcattcaacttatctctctcttgttcattcagatctttTCTCAGGCACATCATTTTGGTGTCTTCTCCCGCTGGCTTCAAAGCTCCTGCCAGGGCTTCTTCTGCTTCGCTCTATGCATTAAATCGTATCCTAATTGGTCTATCTCTTTCGCCATTGTATATTCCAATCCTATGAcagtcatctatttctttcaccaggtctcttccctcttcttgtaccctctgcacgaccatagctgggcacgataacagaaaaccttattcccgataactgataatgaaaaaccttaacggcgataaccgatattcgttaactagagacacaaatataggcggtaaccgataaccgatataaatccacaattccgatactagctagcgataagtccgataggcgaaaacgacactatattgatatttcagatcgaataacattgatgaattcaaattttcattatctgtattttaggaaacttaaaaaccttaaaaccacacgttgacatgtacatatggacagtaatactagaaatgcctgaaccggtgttgtgttatttggcgtctccaccgtcaaaaattgtttacaaacactggtctctcgtgaacggtgcatgctcagaccagaaagcgtagacctgtacagtctcacaaagcttttaaaccgtaattaagagttgctggaaggctgaatcagacatatagtaccactaccaccatcctcgctgtttctagaacgacactgtacgagttgtatttatatgtacagagtgtcgttctagaaacagcgaggatggtggtactgtatgtttgattcagctttccagcaactcttaatgttaaaaagcattgtgagactgtacaaatctaatggtctgatcatgcgcagttcacgagagaccagtgtttgtaaacaaaagcgccagcttttgacggtgagacaccaaataacacaacaccgggtgccttcagtatcatggcatggtcacaaacgaatatggaatatcaaatttgaggcagtgaataatcatttttgggggcaaagttaaatgatttttctctgtgatatattgatttttgagtatcataaaaaaataacctagtgttttaattttcatgatctaagtatgaaatctcatcaccgaagctatttcataccccgaagttttttcatacaacactgggccacgcatgcgcagtagggagacaacggttttttttctgaaaggcggaaaaaaaagtagcgattatcgctagtttggctacaaaagtaacgaagataccgatatatatttaaataagtagcggatggccgataatccgattttgttatcagcgataaagtatcgcaataacgcccagctatgtgcACGACCTTCTTCACTACATCTCTCAAGTTGTTTTCCCTTGCAGATTTGCTTGGGGTCTTCTCCTAGACACCGAACACAATGACACTTCTTTTTCTCAACCATGCCTCTTAAGCTATGGTCACACTTGCTATTGTTAACGCTAGCCTGGCTTTTGTTTTCGCTGGCTTGCCAGCGATACACGCAGCAGTCTGGTCACACCACCTGCAAAGTCCGCTAGCTAGCTgatcatatcataacaacactAGCCGCTCTGGAGGAAGCACTTCTTGGATTTGCTCTGTTCACAATTACTCTTGccacttgttttgtagccagtgaggacttaaagaagaaaagaaaagtgaaacgaaagtggataagaccatggctggcaaggaaagaccgaagtgtgttcgctcttgctcttgctgtacatgtgACCCGTTGgaaagtcaccgaggtcaaatgagaactgaatattatatttccattaaagaaaaaaaatacttttggaaattttcttgtattgtcgtctagctcttttattacgcatttaaagtccctccccaaaaaagaaatggaatatttttttgaTTGCATGTATGCTGAATAAACGATAGTTTCTTATTACCTTCCCTTCAGCTACCGCTATCGCTAGCAGTACATGCCAGTGAAAACGGTCCGTATCGATAGCTCAAAGCAGCCGGTATCAATCGCTTGTGCAGCGCAAATGGCGCCATATCGCTGGATCCAGCGATATCAGTAGCTCGTGTGACCGCACCTTTACCagtgctccattttctttgattaccTTCACCACCTTCTCAGCCATTCTCTCTCCCAACTGCTCCTCCACAATCGCGTTAAAGCTCTGTACACTCCCACTTTGCATCATCTCTCCACCACTGTCAATTTTTTGTTCCAAATTCTTAACTCTTTGCTCcaattccattttttcttcctttcgcttctcCTCCCACTTATTCTGCTCTTCATTCAACTTTTCCACCGAATCCAtgctttcctttatcccttcagAGCATTTTATCAGCTGAATCTTAAGctccccttctttcacttctaaatcacttatctttctcttgtcctcctctctctcccttctcaactcactcaccatcttcatcaccacttcaaaatcactctccaaccctttcactcttctctgcaATAATCCATTTTGCAGCTCACTGTTATTTTTCTCGAATCCAGAGAAATCGGCCACTTGCTCTCGTTTTCGTGATGGCAGCAAACAATCCAATCTCGTTTCTAGAAAAAATCTGAATGCAGAATTGGAATCATCATGAAAAATGCTCTTCACCCCACACAAAATTTACTCTGATAAGAAATCTTTGTAAAGCTTGGTAGTTAGAATGGAATGGAGCACTTTTGACAAGCATAGTAGTAACATGAATAACATGCCACTTGCTGAGCGAGTGTGTCCTGCCTGTCATAACATGTGGTTCAGAATCTAAAAGGTAtataaagaagaatggagaggaaaaggctgGGTATTCAGcagtctttttgtttgtttttggttttgattttgtttgtttacctCATTGAGCtccttcctgtaaaaaaaaaaaggaagaaaaacttgGAGGGACAGGAAGTTTGCATTTGAGATTAGCAGACAGTTGTTGAAAATATTGTTCAATGAAAATTATTGTACAGGGAACTAATAACACACAGCCACCCAAAGTAAGTGGCAACTCGGATGAAATTAAACTTTATGCCAGAGTAGGACTGAGTACACATCAGACTGAGAAGTGGAGGATGGCAAAGGCCTTTGTCCTACAATTAACTAATATTGGCTTAAGGATTACTTAAAAAACTGAGCACCATAAAACATTTTTATCAGTGTATTGTACAAATATATATGCTGGTATACAGTATAACTTTATAGTAAATTGTACAGCTTTGCTATTCACCAAGCAGAGTGCAGTCTTGGTCTTGGTCGTTCCATCATTATTATATGCTGATAGTATTTTATCAGTTAAGAGTAAGATGGGGATCCATTGGTTTATAAATAGTTATAAACTTAATAAACAGCAGGGGATTGCTATTTTTCACCAACTTTACCAAACTGCTCCGTAAATAACAACATGACAACTAGTTTACCAAGCTGCTCAGCAAATACACGACATAAATCTTGCTCACCAAGAACTCAATAGATAACCTCACCCTAATTTGTTTTCCTATGGTGGCATATAGCCATATACTATGCTAAATTTTTGTAGTCAGTATGATTTATGAGTTTAAGCAATTGTTAGTAGTACAAAGAGATGGGATTTCAAGTTCTCAACATGCATTTTTGAAAATTATTCAATTATGCATAAGTGTCCTGAACATCCAAGGATTTTGCACATTGGGATGTTCTATAACCTTATACCCTCAGATAAGATAGGGCTGACTGTATCACTGAAAAAGGTACTTATTGTAAGCTTTACTTATGGTCTTGCTATGTACTATaagttgttctttctttctttctgtgtgcattagagtggtgatgatgatgtgagcCAGTTTGACAGCAAGTTCACCAAACAAACGCCAGTTGACTCTCCTGATGATCACATGCTCAGTGAGAGTGCCAACATGGTCTTTGAGGTATGTActgaatttttttgtttttattcatatACTTTATCTTAGTAAGTAAAGATACTTTGTCTCTTAATAAGAAACAATGTGAAAATCAAAGACACTTGAGGAtatgcttgtgtgcgtgtgtgtgcatgtgcgtgggtgtgggggggatggGTGGGGGGAAGAGAGGCACAGTAAGCATCTTCAGATTCAGGTAAGTCATCAAGGTCTGAGGGTGTCCACTGGCCAGCTTGTGGAGAAGTGATGTCCCCACTTAACTGGG
This sequence is a window from Eriocheir sinensis breed Jianghai 21 chromosome 1, ASM2467909v1, whole genome shotgun sequence. Protein-coding genes within it:
- the LOC126995401 gene encoding ribosomal protein S6 kinase beta-1-like isoform X2, whose product is MAAPGLFDLELQEEDAIECDQSDDDAIEVEESQYEQGPDMNAILQAEGIETLQLSDSTVNPGREKVRPSDFQLLKVLGKGGYGKVFQVRKMTGGRGGGKIFAMKVLKKATIVRNQKDTAHTKAERNILEAVKHPFIVDLVYAFQTGGKLYLILEYLSGGELFMHLEREGIFMEDTACFYISEIILALEHLHSEGIIYRDLKPENILLDSYGHVKLTDFGLCKEKIQDDSVTHTFCGTIEYMAPEILTRTGHGKAVDWWSLGALMYDMLTGAPPFTAENRKKTIEKILKGKLNLPPYLTPDARDLIRKLLKRQVSQRLGSGPDNGEPIKRHLFFKLINWDEVINRKLEPPFKPVLSGDDDVSQFDSKFTKQTPVDSPDDHMLSESANMVFEGFSYVAPSLLEEMALNSYRHEDITEMSLA